Proteins from a genomic interval of Actinomycetota bacterium:
- a CDS encoding GNAT family protein has protein sequence MPRVELRGRRVVLRPLVSHDFEQWREVRHRNVDWLTKWEPRPPEGFPNEAIDRTAFGARCGAREREWQLGTGYGFGIFVEGRFAGEMNLSGVQRGPFQNAYVGYWIDQARAGNGYVPEALIVAARFAFDEIGLHRLQVAIIPRNHASRRVVEKLGLRDEGVALRYLAINGVWEDHVRYAITAEEWLERRADLLATWAPPTSARRRP, from the coding sequence ATGCCCCGGGTCGAACTGCGGGGGCGGCGAGTCGTCCTGCGGCCCCTCGTGTCCCACGATTTCGAGCAGTGGCGCGAGGTGCGGCACCGCAACGTCGACTGGCTCACCAAGTGGGAGCCTCGACCCCCGGAGGGGTTCCCCAACGAGGCCATCGACCGGACCGCCTTCGGCGCCCGCTGCGGCGCCCGGGAGCGGGAGTGGCAACTGGGCACCGGGTACGGGTTCGGGATCTTCGTCGAGGGCCGCTTCGCGGGCGAGATGAACCTCTCGGGCGTGCAACGAGGCCCGTTCCAGAACGCCTACGTGGGGTACTGGATCGACCAGGCCCGGGCCGGCAACGGTTACGTGCCCGAGGCGCTGATCGTGGCCGCCCGCTTCGCCTTCGACGAGATCGGCCTTCACCGGCTCCAGGTCGCCATCATCCCCCGCAACCACGCCAGCCGCCGCGTCGTCGAGAAGCTCGGGCTTCGCGACGAGGGCGTGGCCCTGCGCTACCTCGCCATCAACGGCGTTTGGGAGGACCACGTCCGCTACGCCATCACCGCCGAGGAGTGGCTCGAACGGCGGGCCGACCTCCTGGCCACCTGGGCACCCCCCACCTCGGCCCGCCGCCGCCCGTAG
- a CDS encoding DUF72 domain-containing protein, protein MRIGTSGWSYPSWKGTFYPVRTPPAKMLGLYSQTFTAVEAHSTHRQAPRGPALARWAEQVPDGFRFVAKAHAAITHRRDIEGTGERVSGFLDALGPLGDRMGPVLYVLPHLKPDLARLDLLLAAIGAGGGRPGGVLELGPQWWVDDVLDRLADVPAAALAVVDRDDPGTGGGPALDQPALRRPAPGAVAYFRLRRAAYDEAGLDRWAERLANEAAGGRDVYAFVKHDEHGDGPRYAHGLVSRLEGV, encoded by the coding sequence GTGAGGATCGGTACCAGCGGGTGGTCCTACCCGTCATGGAAGGGCACCTTCTACCCCGTACGCACTCCCCCGGCCAAGATGCTGGGCCTCTACTCCCAGACGTTCACGGCTGTGGAGGCCCACAGCACCCATCGCCAGGCGCCCCGGGGGCCCGCCCTGGCCCGATGGGCCGAGCAGGTCCCCGATGGCTTCCGCTTCGTGGCCAAGGCCCACGCCGCCATCACCCACCGGCGCGATATCGAAGGGACGGGCGAACGGGTGTCCGGCTTCCTCGACGCCCTGGGCCCGCTGGGGGACCGCATGGGCCCGGTCCTCTACGTCCTGCCCCACCTCAAGCCCGACCTGGCCCGTCTCGATCTCCTCCTGGCCGCCATCGGGGCCGGCGGCGGGCGGCCCGGCGGCGTCCTCGAACTGGGCCCGCAGTGGTGGGTCGACGACGTCCTCGACCGCCTGGCCGACGTGCCGGCCGCCGCCTTGGCCGTGGTCGACCGCGACGACCCTGGGACCGGCGGCGGCCCCGCTCTCGACCAGCCCGCCCTCCGCCGGCCCGCCCCGGGGGCGGTCGCCTACTTCCGCCTCCGGCGGGCCGCCTACGACGAGGCCGGCCTCGACCGCTGGGCCGAGAGGTTGGCCAACGAGGCCGCGGGCGGTCGCGACGTGTACGCCTTCGTCAAGCACGACGAGCACGGCGACGGCCCCCGGTACGCTCATGGGCTTGTGAGCAGGCTGGAGGGAGTGTGA
- a CDS encoding MarP family serine protease — MNLFDTIFLVVLAGAVVGGYRAGFVTRAASWVGLGLGVAAAVMVAPTVLRAVGDAIDPQFRAMVTVGLFLVLASLGATLGEVVGVTVRRLIPFGPARAVDRAVGAGFAGLVTVVLLWLLLPALSEVPGEVSSQVRNSSVAQVVDRAAPTAPGPLQALRNLVQDADFPRVFEGLGPSPSTGEPPEASGLDPEVEARVAESTVRLSGTACRRVLQGSGFVPEPGIVVTNAHVVAGVTAPTVQTPSGRRLDAQVVAFDPDRDLAVLQVANLGAAALPTAEPEVGGDGAVFGHPGGQVQLEVSPARVERRMNAVGRNIYDDELVRRDVLVLASRLAPGDSGGALVNTSGEVIGVAFAIAPDRPGTAYAVSSAELQTVLDMPRSPVSTGPCIR; from the coding sequence TTGAACCTGTTCGACACCATCTTCCTGGTGGTGCTGGCCGGAGCCGTGGTCGGTGGTTACCGGGCCGGCTTCGTGACCCGCGCCGCCTCGTGGGTGGGGCTGGGCCTGGGGGTGGCGGCCGCCGTCATGGTCGCCCCCACCGTTCTGCGGGCCGTGGGCGACGCCATAGACCCCCAGTTCCGAGCCATGGTGACCGTCGGGCTCTTCCTCGTGCTGGCCAGCCTGGGAGCGACGCTGGGCGAGGTCGTCGGGGTCACGGTGCGACGCCTCATCCCCTTCGGGCCGGCCCGGGCCGTCGACCGGGCGGTGGGCGCCGGCTTCGCGGGGCTGGTCACCGTCGTGCTGCTGTGGCTCCTGCTGCCCGCCCTGTCAGAGGTGCCCGGCGAGGTCTCGTCCCAGGTCCGCAACTCGTCGGTGGCCCAGGTCGTGGACCGGGCCGCGCCCACGGCCCCCGGCCCCCTCCAGGCCCTGCGCAACCTCGTCCAGGACGCCGACTTCCCGCGGGTGTTCGAGGGACTCGGTCCCTCCCCCTCGACCGGCGAGCCGCCCGAGGCCAGCGGGCTCGACCCCGAGGTCGAGGCCCGGGTGGCGGAGTCGACGGTCCGCCTCAGCGGCACGGCCTGCAGGCGGGTGCTCCAGGGCAGCGGGTTCGTCCCCGAGCCCGGGATCGTGGTGACCAACGCCCACGTGGTCGCCGGGGTCACCGCCCCCACCGTGCAGACCCCGTCGGGGCGCCGCCTCGACGCCCAAGTGGTCGCCTTCGACCCCGACCGCGACCTGGCCGTGCTCCAGGTCGCCAACCTGGGAGCGGCCGCCCTGCCCACGGCCGAGCCCGAGGTGGGCGGGGACGGGGCCGTCTTCGGCCACCCCGGAGGCCAGGTGCAGCTCGAAGTCTCCCCGGCCCGGGTCGAGCGCCGGATGAACGCCGTGGGGCGCAACATCTACGACGACGAGCTCGTGCGCCGGGACGTGCTCGTCCTCGCCTCGCGGCTGGCGCCCGGCGATTCGGGCGGTGCCCTGGTGAACACCAGCGGCGAGGTGATCGGCGTGGCCTTTGCCATTGCCCCCGACCGGCCGGGCACGGCCTACGCCGTCAGCAGCGCCGAGCTTCAGACCGTGCTCGATATGCCCCGCTCGCCCGTCTCCACGGGGCCGTGCATCAGGTGA
- a CDS encoding Ppx/GppA phosphatase family protein, producing MTSPGPGDDRGPVAAIDCGTNSTRLLIAGADGRAIDRRMTITRLGQGVDAAGRLAPAAVARTVAVLEDYGAAMAAAGVTRARVVATSAARDAANCDELFDAAEQATGYRPELLTGAEEARLSFRGATAELDPGDGPFLVADIGGGSTEFSAGTATEPEGGVSVDIGCVRLTEKFLHHDPPTPVELSQALSVVRDYLDDVARDLPAAVEARRFVGLAGTVTTVAAIEQGLATYDRARIHHFVLTREAVEDVFRTLATERRADRVHNPGLEPERADVIVGGVLVLAAVMRYFELAECLVSESDILDGLVASLLEVRTGGPAAPG from the coding sequence ATGACCTCCCCAGGGCCCGGCGATGACCGGGGGCCGGTAGCGGCCATCGACTGTGGCACGAACTCGACGCGGCTTCTGATCGCGGGCGCCGACGGGCGGGCAATCGACCGGCGCATGACCATCACCCGACTCGGCCAGGGGGTCGACGCCGCCGGTCGGCTGGCCCCCGCGGCCGTGGCCCGCACGGTCGCCGTCCTCGAAGACTACGGCGCGGCCATGGCCGCCGCGGGCGTCACCCGGGCTCGGGTGGTGGCCACGTCGGCCGCCCGGGACGCGGCCAACTGCGACGAGCTCTTCGACGCCGCCGAGCAGGCCACCGGGTACCGGCCCGAACTTCTCACCGGGGCCGAGGAGGCCCGCCTGTCGTTCCGGGGCGCCACGGCCGAGCTCGACCCAGGGGACGGGCCGTTCCTGGTCGCCGACATCGGAGGCGGGTCCACCGAGTTCTCGGCCGGCACCGCGACCGAGCCCGAGGGCGGGGTGTCGGTCGACATCGGCTGCGTCCGGCTCACCGAGAAGTTCCTCCACCACGACCCCCCGACGCCCGTGGAGCTGAGCCAGGCCCTGTCGGTCGTGCGCGACTACCTCGACGACGTGGCCCGTGACTTGCCGGCGGCCGTCGAGGCCCGCCGCTTCGTGGGCCTGGCCGGCACCGTCACGACCGTGGCCGCCATCGAGCAGGGGCTGGCCACCTATGACCGGGCCCGCATCCACCATTTCGTGCTGACCCGCGAAGCGGTCGAGGACGTGTTCCGCACCCTGGCCACCGAGCGCCGGGCCGATCGGGTGCACAACCCCGGCCTGGAACCCGAGCGGGCCGACGTGATCGTCGGTGGCGTGCTGGTGCTGGCGGCCGTCATGCGCTACTTCGAGTTGGCCGAGTGCCTGGTCAGCGAGTCCGACATCCTCGACGGGCTGGTGGCCAGCCTGCTGGAGGTACGGACGGGCGGCCCGGCCGCCCCCGGCTGA
- the eno gene encoding phosphopyruvate hydratase, with amino-acid sequence MSAIEHVHAREIIDSRGNPTVEVDVVLESGARGRAAVPSGASTGSHEAWERRDGGERFGGKGVRSAVEAVNGEVRSAVVGWEALDQRGLDTQLIDLDGTDGKRRLGANAVLGTSMAVAKASADELELPLYRYLGGTDAHVLPLPMMNVLNGGAHAFNSIELQEFMLVPVGAASFSEALRWGAETYHVLNKLLQQAGLATAVGDEGGFAPDLASNEEAVVFLERAIEAAGYVPGEQLAIAIDSAGNELWKDGRYQLEGRSLSPADMVDYYAGLVDRHPTIVSIEDPMGEDDAEGWAAISAALGHRVQLVGDDLFVTNAERLEQGIRDGVATAVLVKVNQVGTLTETMATVSLATRSAYGVVVSHRSGETEDTTIADLAVATNCGQIKTGATARSDRVAKYNQLLRIEEQLGESAEFRGGAVLARRGAVR; translated from the coding sequence TTGAGCGCCATCGAGCACGTACACGCCCGGGAGATCATCGACTCGAGGGGCAACCCCACCGTCGAGGTCGACGTCGTGCTCGAGAGCGGGGCCCGGGGCCGGGCGGCCGTCCCCTCGGGGGCCTCGACGGGCAGCCACGAGGCCTGGGAGCGCCGCGACGGCGGCGAGCGGTTCGGCGGCAAGGGAGTGCGGTCGGCGGTCGAGGCCGTGAACGGGGAGGTCCGCTCGGCCGTGGTGGGCTGGGAGGCCCTCGACCAGCGGGGCCTCGACACCCAGCTCATCGACCTCGACGGCACCGACGGGAAGCGCCGGCTGGGGGCCAACGCCGTGCTGGGCACGTCCATGGCGGTGGCCAAGGCGTCGGCCGACGAGCTCGAGCTGCCCCTCTACCGCTACCTGGGCGGGACCGACGCCCACGTCCTGCCCCTGCCCATGATGAACGTGCTCAACGGCGGGGCACACGCCTTCAACTCCATCGAGCTCCAGGAGTTCATGCTCGTGCCCGTGGGCGCGGCGTCGTTCTCCGAGGCACTGCGCTGGGGGGCCGAGACCTACCACGTGCTCAACAAGCTGCTCCAGCAGGCCGGCCTGGCCACGGCCGTGGGCGACGAAGGCGGGTTCGCCCCCGACCTGGCGTCCAACGAGGAGGCCGTGGTCTTCCTCGAACGGGCCATCGAAGCGGCCGGCTACGTGCCCGGCGAGCAGCTGGCCATCGCCATCGACTCGGCCGGCAACGAGCTGTGGAAGGACGGCCGCTACCAGCTGGAGGGCCGCTCGCTCTCCCCGGCCGACATGGTCGACTACTACGCCGGGCTGGTCGACCGGCACCCGACCATCGTGTCGATCGAGGACCCCATGGGCGAGGACGACGCCGAGGGGTGGGCGGCCATCTCCGCGGCCCTGGGCCACCGCGTGCAGCTGGTGGGCGACGACCTGTTCGTCACCAACGCCGAGCGCCTGGAACAAGGCATCCGCGACGGAGTGGCCACCGCCGTTCTCGTCAAGGTCAACCAGGTCGGCACCCTGACCGAGACCATGGCCACCGTCTCGCTGGCCACCCGGTCGGCCTACGGGGTCGTGGTCTCCCACCGCTCGGGCGAGACCGAGGACACGACCATCGCCGACCTGGCCGTGGCCACCAACTGCGGGCAGATCAAGACCGGGGCCACGGCCCGCTCCGACCGGGTGGCCAAGTACAACCAGTTGCTGCGCATCGAGGAGCAGTTGGGCGAGTCGGCCGAGTTCAGGGGCGGGGCCGTGCTGGCCCGCCGGGGCGCCGTCCGGTGA
- a CDS encoding DUF501 domain-containing protein, protein MSAAPDRAEVAALLGREPQGAYEVVVRDGTGAPVVIRNDPLLDDGTPMPTRYWLVGSDLRKAVSGIEAAGGVRAAADEVDPDELAGAHARYAAERDAALPTGYAGPRPAGGVGGTRKGVKCLHAHLAWHLAGGDDPVGRWVAARLHPEAQP, encoded by the coding sequence GTGAGCGCGGCACCGGACCGGGCGGAGGTGGCCGCCCTCCTGGGCCGGGAACCGCAGGGAGCCTACGAGGTCGTCGTGCGCGACGGCACGGGCGCCCCGGTGGTCATCCGCAATGACCCTCTGCTCGACGACGGCACCCCGATGCCCACCCGTTACTGGCTGGTGGGCTCCGACCTGCGCAAGGCGGTGAGCGGGATCGAGGCGGCAGGCGGCGTGCGGGCCGCGGCCGACGAGGTCGACCCCGACGAGCTCGCGGGTGCCCATGCCCGCTACGCGGCCGAACGCGACGCCGCCCTGCCCACCGGCTACGCCGGTCCGCGGCCCGCAGGAGGGGTCGGGGGCACACGCAAGGGCGTGAAGTGCCTTCATGCTCACCTGGCCTGGCACTTGGCCGGGGGCGACGACCCGGTGGGCCGGTGGGTAGCCGCCCGCCTGCACCCCGAGGCCCAACCATGA
- a CDS encoding septum formation initiator family protein: protein MRRHPWLFVALLALAGVMGLGAFPARAYVDQLHQREDLARQVEALASANRQLESEKARLSTDEEIERLARLRYQLVRPGEEAYVVLPDGSPPTVPDPPVTDGPGPPSPAPSFWDRVWSAVTSLF, encoded by the coding sequence GTGAGGCGCCACCCGTGGCTCTTCGTCGCGCTGCTGGCGCTGGCCGGGGTCATGGGGCTCGGCGCCTTCCCGGCGCGCGCCTACGTCGACCAGCTCCACCAGCGCGAGGACCTGGCCCGCCAGGTCGAGGCGCTGGCCAGTGCCAACCGCCAGCTCGAGAGCGAGAAGGCCCGCCTCAGCACCGACGAGGAGATCGAGCGCCTGGCCCGCCTGCGCTACCAGCTCGTCCGCCCCGGCGAGGAGGCCTACGTGGTCCTGCCCGACGGTTCGCCACCGACCGTCCCCGATCCCCCGGTCACCGACGGCCCGGGGCCACCCTCACCGGCTCCGAGCTTCTGGGACCGGGTGTGGTCGGCCGTGACCTCGCTCTTCTGA